Proteins encoded in a region of the Micropterus dolomieu isolate WLL.071019.BEF.003 ecotype Adirondacks linkage group LG09, ASM2129224v1, whole genome shotgun sequence genome:
- the LOC123976493 gene encoding juxtaposed with another zinc finger protein 1-like, whose product MTGIAAASFFSNSCRFGGCGLQFESLAELIVHIEDNHIDTDPRVLEKQEQQQPTYLALSYINRFMTDAARREQETMKKKATPKLSLSITGGVSRNSTATPPRHTSGNLTPPVTPPITPSSSFRSSTPTGSEYDEEEVDYEESDSDESWTTESAISSESILSSMCMNGGEEKPFACPVPGCKKRYKNVNGIKYHAKNGHRTQIRVRKPFKCRCGKSYKTSQGLRHHTINFHPPVSTEILRKIQG is encoded by the exons ATGACGGGCATCGCCGCCGCCTCTTTCTTCTCTAATTCCTGCAGGTTCGGGGGCTGCGGACTCCAGTTCGAGTCTCTCGCCGAGCTCATCGTCCACATCGAGGACAATCACATCG acACAGATCCAAGGGTCCTGGAGAAGCAGGAGCAACAGCAGCCCACTTATCTGGCCCTAAGCTACAtcaacag GTTCATGACGGATGCGGCGCGCAGGGAGCAGGAGACTATGAAGAAGAAGGCCACACCCAAACTGTCCCTGTCCATCACCGGCGGAGTGTCCAGGAACAGCACGGCCACGCCTCCTCGCCACACGAGCGGTAACCTGACGCCTCCCGTCACGCCCCCAATCAccccttcttcctccttccGCAGCAGCACACCAACAG GCAGTGAGtatgatgaggaggaggtaGACTATGAGGAGTCGGACAGCGATGAGTCGTGGACCACAGAAAGCGCCATCAGCTCCGAGTCTATCCTCAGCTCCATGTGCATGAATGGGGGAGAGGAGAAGCCGTTCGCCTGCCCCGTCCCCGGCTGCAAGAAGAGATACAAG AATGTGAACGGTATCAAGTACCATGCCAAGAATGGCCACCGCACGCAGATCCGTGTGAGGAAACCCTTCAAGTGTCGCTGCGGCAAGAGCTACAAGACCTCGCAGGGCCTGAGACACCACACCATCAACTTCCACCCACCTGTCTCCACTGAGATCTTGCGCAAGATTCAGGGCTAA